One window from the genome of Hyphomonas neptunium ATCC 15444 encodes:
- the flbT gene encoding flagellar biosynthesis repressor FlbT, producing the protein MPLKLSLKPGETFVVNGAVVRNGDRRGVLLLETQARILREKDILAPSDVSTPVERAYFAVMQMYLLGEVDGPLYTQTAEALAGLIAEMPDAREDVLQISADVVAGDLYKALSRCRKLMPALSSEAA; encoded by the coding sequence ATGCCGTTAAAACTTTCTCTCAAGCCTGGCGAAACCTTCGTTGTGAATGGCGCTGTCGTTCGCAATGGCGACCGGCGCGGCGTGCTGTTGCTCGAAACCCAGGCGCGTATCCTGCGGGAAAAAGATATTCTGGCGCCGTCCGATGTGTCGACGCCGGTTGAGCGGGCCTACTTTGCCGTGATGCAGATGTACCTGCTCGGTGAGGTCGATGGGCCGCTCTACACGCAAACCGCCGAGGCTCTTGCCGGGCTGATCGCGGAAATGCCGGACGCCCGCGAGGATGTTCTGCAGATTTCTGCCGATGTGGTTGCCGGCGATCTCTACAAGGCGCTCAGCCGGTGCCGGAAGCTGATGCCGGCGCTGAGCTCGGAGGCCGCATGA
- a CDS encoding MarC family protein has translation MSPELISLFTAAFVTFFVLIDAPGVAPIFATLTAKGSPAYRRKMAYKSVFVATIIMLLFAFGGAWLLDAMHISIDAFRAAGGVLLFLIALDMVFEKRTERREQRADEVLEEHRNDPEPEDVSVFPMGIPMIAGPGSIATAMFYMTEAESIAHQGVVLAAIGANLLITLIIFLLATPIVRLMGASVAGALTRILGVILAALSAQLILDGIRGAFNIG, from the coding sequence ATGTCGCCTGAACTGATCTCTCTTTTTACCGCTGCCTTTGTAACCTTCTTCGTGCTGATTGATGCGCCGGGGGTGGCGCCGATCTTTGCTACGCTGACGGCAAAGGGCTCACCGGCCTATCGCCGCAAGATGGCGTACAAGTCCGTCTTCGTGGCGACGATCATCATGCTGCTGTTCGCTTTCGGCGGCGCCTGGCTGCTCGATGCGATGCACATCTCCATCGATGCCTTCCGGGCGGCCGGCGGCGTTCTGCTGTTCCTGATCGCGCTCGACATGGTGTTCGAGAAGCGCACCGAGCGGCGGGAACAGCGCGCCGATGAAGTGCTCGAAGAACACCGGAATGATCCGGAGCCGGAAGACGTGTCGGTGTTCCCGATGGGCATTCCGATGATTGCCGGGCCTGGATCGATCGCCACGGCGATGTTTTACATGACGGAAGCGGAAAGCATTGCCCATCAGGGCGTCGTGCTTGCCGCGATCGGAGCTAACCTCCTGATCACGCTGATTATCTTTCTGCTGGCAACGCCGATCGTTCGCCTGATGGGCGCGAGCGTGGCCGGGGCGCTGACGCGGATTCTCGGGGTTATCCTGGCGGCGCTTTCGGCTCAGCTCATCCTCGATGGCATCCGCGGCGCGTTTAATATCGGCTGA
- the dksA gene encoding RNA polymerase-binding protein DksA, with protein sequence MARKREKESALSIDLSDDYRPSEDEEFMNERQLAYFRRLLEAWKADILDGAKQTIHNLQDESGSLPDIVDRASAESDKALELRTRDRQRKLISKIDSALRRIDDGSYGFCEATGEPIGLRRLEARPTATLSLEAQERHERKERTLRDD encoded by the coding sequence ATGGCACGCAAACGAGAGAAGGAGTCTGCCTTGAGTATCGACCTCTCAGACGATTATCGCCCCTCGGAAGACGAAGAGTTCATGAATGAGCGGCAACTCGCCTATTTCAGGCGGCTGCTGGAAGCCTGGAAGGCCGACATCCTGGACGGCGCCAAGCAGACCATTCACAATCTTCAGGACGAGTCAGGCTCTCTCCCCGACATTGTCGACCGCGCCTCGGCCGAAAGCGACAAAGCCCTAGAGCTGCGCACACGGGACCGCCAGCGCAAGCTGATCTCGAAAATCGACTCCGCCCTGCGCCGTATTGATGACGGCTCTTACGGGTTTTGCGAAGCGACGGGCGAGCCGATCGGCCTGCGCCGCCTCGAAGCGCGCCCGACCGCAACGCTGAGCCTTGAGGCCCAGGAGCGCCACGAGCGCAAGGAGCGCACCCTGCGGGACGACTAG
- a CDS encoding FliM/FliN family flagellar motor switch protein: MRGPIEPTRPRTASRGVLTAAEIEMLLRPDLSDMDDLPETEPEAVPAPKLVQEFTPAPPAQGEAREEAARRISARLSRAMREHCGLAAAFSVKRVSPASLAQAVSARDEPGQAIVCCSGADGDVAAMLVIGAGLAQIMIETACGGPVPNGQPKALSPIDLALVEGLTRPLAPFIGRGLGFAGVETDPLFAASIAAPGVAYEITLSVRAGGADWPARLLVLKPFLAEAPEAEAAPTRGAHASGALTVLMTARVARVEMPISRLTSLRPGVTLLLGVPADQPVELLSGGLDGDVAAEAQIGRKGNRMALRISKRGPALRALNPAIAG, encoded by the coding sequence ATGCGCGGACCCATCGAGCCCACCCGGCCCCGGACGGCCTCGCGCGGCGTGCTGACGGCAGCCGAAATCGAGATGCTGCTGCGTCCTGACCTTTCGGACATGGACGATCTGCCTGAAACGGAGCCCGAAGCGGTGCCTGCGCCGAAGCTGGTGCAGGAATTCACGCCCGCGCCGCCAGCCCAGGGCGAAGCCCGCGAAGAAGCGGCGCGCCGGATTTCCGCGCGGCTCTCACGGGCCATGCGCGAACATTGCGGGCTCGCGGCAGCCTTCAGCGTCAAGCGCGTGTCGCCGGCCAGCCTGGCTCAGGCGGTTTCTGCCCGCGACGAACCGGGGCAGGCGATTGTCTGCTGTTCCGGCGCCGATGGCGATGTGGCGGCGATGCTGGTCATCGGGGCAGGCCTTGCCCAGATCATGATCGAGACCGCCTGTGGCGGGCCGGTTCCCAATGGCCAGCCCAAGGCGCTGAGCCCGATTGACCTTGCCCTTGTCGAGGGGCTGACCCGCCCGCTGGCCCCCTTTATCGGCCGGGGCCTTGGCTTTGCCGGCGTTGAGACCGACCCGCTGTTTGCCGCCTCGATTGCCGCGCCCGGCGTTGCTTATGAAATTACCCTTTCGGTTCGGGCTGGCGGGGCAGACTGGCCCGCGCGCCTGCTTGTGCTGAAACCTTTTCTGGCTGAAGCCCCCGAGGCAGAGGCCGCGCCTACCAGAGGCGCGCATGCCTCCGGGGCGTTGACCGTTCTGATGACGGCCCGTGTTGCGCGGGTCGAGATGCCGATTTCCCGGCTGACGAGCTTGCGGCCAGGCGTGACCCTGCTGCTGGGCGTACCGGCCGATCAGCCTGTAGAGCTGCTTTCGGGCGGCCTGGACGGCGATGTTGCGGCAGAAGCGCAGATCGGGCGCAAGGGCAACCGCATGGCGCTGCGCATTTCCAAGCGCGGCCCGGCCCTGCGGGCGCTCAATCCGGCGATTGCCGGATAA